In a genomic window of Sporosarcina trichiuri:
- a CDS encoding 2-isopropylmalate synthase: MRQIDFFDTTLRDGEQSAGINLNTAEKLKIARQLEKFGAAVIEAGFPASSPGDFEAVKLIADTVKQSTVTGLARAVKSDIDTCWETLKGGEQPHIHVFLATSPIHMEYKLKKTPEQVVETAVNAVKYARAKFPLVQWSAEDAFRSDPAFLVRILNEVIAAGATTVNIPDTVGYASPQEYGALFRFLKENVRGIDRVKLSAHCHNDLGMAVANSIAAIENGADQVEGTINGIGERAGNAALEEIAVALHIRKDLYQLGSRIQLGEIKRTSELVSRLTGVAVQPNKAVVGKNAFAHESGIHQDGMLKNPETYEIITPALIGATAEPLALGKHSGRAAFKDRAVSLGFELNEEQLNAAFREFKDLADKKKEITEDDLFVIYTKQQLEETETPIYSLKNIQVQYGTNNVPTATVSAVTPEGKEVNVATTGAGSVEAIFNTLELLVEGDVHILDYQVSSIGKGRDALGQAVVNLEFNGTQMTGRGIAQDVLEATAISYLNAINRQLVREDLESRRQQAVLTVL; encoded by the coding sequence GTGCGGCAAATTGACTTTTTCGATACGACGCTCCGGGACGGTGAACAATCTGCAGGCATCAATCTGAACACTGCGGAAAAATTGAAGATTGCACGCCAGCTCGAGAAATTCGGTGCCGCGGTGATCGAAGCGGGATTCCCCGCTTCCTCACCCGGGGATTTCGAAGCCGTCAAACTGATTGCAGATACTGTGAAACAGTCGACGGTCACGGGACTTGCACGGGCTGTGAAGAGCGATATCGATACGTGCTGGGAAACGCTGAAAGGCGGCGAACAGCCGCACATCCACGTATTCCTCGCCACGTCACCGATCCACATGGAGTACAAATTGAAAAAGACGCCTGAACAGGTCGTGGAAACCGCCGTGAATGCGGTCAAGTATGCGCGGGCCAAATTCCCGCTCGTGCAATGGTCTGCGGAGGACGCATTCCGGTCGGATCCCGCCTTCCTCGTCCGGATCCTGAATGAAGTCATCGCAGCCGGTGCGACAACCGTCAACATCCCGGATACGGTCGGCTACGCATCACCGCAGGAATACGGAGCATTGTTCAGATTCCTGAAGGAGAACGTCCGCGGCATCGACCGGGTGAAGCTGTCCGCCCACTGCCACAACGATCTCGGCATGGCTGTCGCAAACTCGATTGCAGCCATCGAAAACGGGGCCGACCAAGTCGAAGGGACAATCAACGGCATCGGGGAACGGGCAGGCAACGCAGCGCTTGAAGAGATTGCAGTCGCCCTCCATATCCGGAAAGACCTGTATCAGCTTGGGAGCCGCATCCAGCTAGGTGAAATCAAACGAACGAGCGAACTCGTCAGCCGGCTGACAGGGGTCGCCGTCCAGCCGAACAAAGCGGTCGTCGGGAAAAACGCCTTCGCCCACGAGTCGGGCATCCATCAGGACGGCATGCTGAAGAACCCGGAGACGTACGAAATCATCACACCGGCCCTGATCGGTGCCACCGCCGAACCGCTGGCCCTCGGCAAGCACTCGGGCCGTGCAGCATTCAAGGACCGGGCCGTCTCCCTCGGGTTCGAACTGAATGAAGAGCAGCTGAATGCCGCGTTCCGGGAGTTCAAGGATCTTGCGGATAAGAAGAAAGAAATCACGGAAGACGACCTGTTCGTCATCTACACGAAACAGCAGCTGGAAGAGACGGAGACACCGATCTATTCATTGAAAAATATCCAGGTCCAGTACGGAACGAACAATGTTCCGACCGCGACAGTATCAGCTGTCACGCCGGAAGGCAAGGAAGTGAACGTTGCGACGACGGGAGCAGGTTCCGTGGAAGCGATCTTCAATACACTGGAGCTCCTTGTCGAGGGGGATGTCCACATTCTCGATTACCAAGTATCATCGATCGGAAAAGGCCGGGATGCACTCGGCCAGGCGGTCGTCAATCTGGAGTTCAACGGGACACAGATGACCGGCCGCGGCATCGCACAGGACGTCCTGGAGGCGACCGCAATCAGCTATCTCAACGCCATCAACCGCCAGCTCGTGCGGGAGGATCTTGAAAGCAGACGCCAGCAGGCAGTGCTGACCGTATTGTGA
- the leuD gene encoding 3-isopropylmalate dehydratase small subunit, giving the protein MEPIRTVTSILTPLDRKNVDTDQIISKEFLKRIERTGFGRYLFYHWRFDSAGNPDPDFVLNDPKYEGSSIIAADENFGCGSSREHAPWAILDYGFRVILAPGFADIFYSNCFKNGILPIRLPQTVIDELLADSQIEPLTLSVDLAEQTITRQDNGAVIPFDIDAYSKQMLLNGWDEISRTFHYEDQIAAYENRLAN; this is encoded by the coding sequence ATGGAGCCGATCCGTACAGTAACCAGTATACTGACACCGCTTGACCGCAAAAACGTCGATACCGACCAGATCATCTCGAAGGAATTCCTGAAGCGCATCGAACGGACGGGATTCGGCCGTTACTTGTTCTATCATTGGCGGTTCGATTCCGCAGGCAATCCCGATCCAGACTTTGTGCTGAACGATCCGAAGTATGAGGGTTCAAGCATCATCGCAGCAGATGAGAACTTCGGCTGCGGATCATCCCGTGAGCATGCGCCCTGGGCCATTCTCGATTACGGCTTCCGGGTCATTCTCGCACCGGGATTTGCAGATATCTTCTATAGTAACTGTTTCAAAAACGGCATTCTTCCGATCCGGCTGCCGCAGACGGTCATCGATGAACTGCTTGCCGACAGTCAGATTGAGCCGCTCACGCTGAGCGTCGATCTTGCAGAGCAGACGATCACCCGACAGGACAATGGTGCAGTCATACCGTTCGACATCGATGCCTACTCGAAACAGATGCTCTTGAATGGCTGGGATGAGATCTCCCGGACATTCCACTATGAAGATCAGATCGCCGCCTATGAAAACCGGCTGGCGAACTGA
- the leuB gene encoding 3-isopropylmalate dehydrogenase, which produces MEKRIAVLPGDGIGPEVTSSAVKVLEVIARRFHHTFEFVHGAIGGAAVDEFDAPLPDATIAACEQSDAILLGAVGGPKWDSEPAERRPEKGLLGIRKHFGLFANIRPVKAVPALLHQSPLKEERVKEVDLVIMRELTGGLYFGEPSRRTAESAVDTLVYTRTEIERIVRAAFELARTRSRKVTSVDKANVLQSSRLWREVVDEVKADYPDVHTEHQLVDSAAMKLITSPGSFDVIVTENMFGDILSDEASVITGSLGLLPSASVRSDGFGLYEPVHGSAPDIAGKGFANPAAAILSAAMMLRQSFGLEEEAAAVELAVRTVYEEGHFTADLATKGIRPLSTAEWADRVAEEVDVQSVSNSIMFSYV; this is translated from the coding sequence ATGGAAAAACGTATTGCAGTATTGCCGGGTGACGGAATCGGTCCGGAAGTCACGTCAAGTGCAGTGAAGGTGCTGGAAGTCATCGCAAGAAGGTTTCATCACACATTCGAGTTTGTCCACGGCGCGATCGGAGGGGCGGCAGTCGACGAATTCGATGCACCGCTGCCTGATGCGACAATTGCGGCGTGTGAGCAGAGCGATGCGATCCTGCTTGGTGCCGTCGGCGGTCCGAAGTGGGACAGCGAGCCTGCAGAAAGACGGCCGGAAAAAGGGCTGCTCGGTATCCGGAAACATTTCGGCCTGTTCGCCAATATCCGCCCGGTGAAAGCAGTGCCTGCTCTCCTCCATCAGTCTCCTCTGAAAGAAGAACGCGTAAAGGAAGTCGACCTCGTCATCATGCGGGAGCTGACAGGCGGACTGTATTTCGGCGAACCGAGCCGGAGGACAGCGGAATCGGCTGTCGACACGCTTGTCTATACGAGAACTGAAATTGAGAGAATCGTGCGGGCGGCGTTCGAACTGGCACGCACACGCAGCAGGAAGGTCACATCTGTCGACAAAGCGAATGTGCTGCAGTCGAGCCGGCTCTGGCGGGAAGTGGTCGATGAGGTGAAAGCGGACTATCCCGACGTTCACACCGAGCATCAGCTCGTCGACTCCGCCGCGATGAAACTGATCACCAGCCCGGGGTCGTTCGATGTGATCGTCACGGAGAACATGTTCGGTGACATCCTGAGCGACGAAGCGTCGGTCATCACGGGATCACTCGGTCTCCTGCCATCTGCAAGTGTCCGGTCGGATGGGTTCGGTCTATACGAACCTGTCCACGGTTCTGCGCCTGACATTGCGGGGAAAGGATTCGCCAACCCGGCAGCCGCCATCCTGTCCGCAGCGATGATGCTGCGGCAGTCGTTCGGCTTGGAAGAGGAAGCAGCCGCAGTGGAGCTTGCCGTCCGGACGGTTTACGAAGAAGGGCATTTCACAGCGGACCTTGCCACAAAAGGCATCCGGCCGCTGTCCACAGCAGAATGGGCAGACCGCGTTGCAGAAGAAGTCGATGTCCAATCCGTATCGAACAGCATCATGTTTTCCTACGTATAA
- the ilvN gene encoding acetolactate synthase small subunit, with protein sequence MKRVITVTVINQSGVLNRVTGLLMKRQFNIESITVGHTEQPGMSKMTFIVHVEDERKIEQLVKQLQKQIDVIKVTDITDKSIVLRELALVKVSSPPHARGEMNSLVEPFRASVVDSGKNIVTYQVTGDPEKIDAFIDLLRPYGIKELTRTGTAAFVREVQKAPSPLLSILK encoded by the coding sequence ATGAAGCGAGTCATCACCGTAACCGTCATCAACCAGAGCGGCGTGCTGAACCGTGTCACCGGCCTGCTCATGAAACGCCAGTTCAATATCGAAAGCATCACTGTCGGGCATACGGAACAGCCCGGCATGTCGAAGATGACATTCATCGTCCATGTGGAGGATGAGCGTAAGATCGAGCAGCTCGTCAAACAGCTGCAGAAGCAGATCGACGTCATCAAAGTGACGGACATCACAGACAAGTCGATCGTCCTCCGGGAACTCGCACTTGTGAAAGTCAGTTCCCCTCCTCACGCGCGAGGGGAGATGAACAGTCTGGTCGAACCGTTCCGGGCATCGGTTGTCGACTCCGGAAAAAATATCGTGACGTACCAGGTCACAGGTGATCCTGAAAAGATCGATGCGTTCATCGACCTGCTGAGACCATACGGCATCAAAGAACTGACGCGCACAGGAACCGCCGCTTTCGTACGGGAAGTACAGAAAGCACCATCGCCGCTGCTGTCGATCCTGAAATGA
- a CDS encoding methyl-accepting chemotaxis protein, translated as MKRTIAGKLTKGFGFLLLMLVLIGAASILLLVKLNGDYKDMLDDEVRKVDLVDEFVSKQHEMQSEIRGYMLYQDQSMLDSRQANYERSEELIAELGKMADTAGKKKMYEALVDANEKSMKLQNNVVDNLEAGKDDIAKWMSEASKDVGNVVMIRAEDIKDSQYKALGKKRQEVDQLLTQLMIIIIAVMAAAVIAGALISRKISLSISRPVAVVTDGLHKIADGDFSIDPLAVKSKDEIAEMAAAFNKMGGDVASMIRKINTSAEQLAMQSEELSASSEESLASSELIAATAENQRSGSEQQQRITGQSTESMAELSAGVGEISSSNEDMLRAAEAVSALVGKGSASMEIVAGEMETIRTTIQETSAVMDEMAEHSSEIGRVTALITGIAEQTNLLALNAAIEAARAGDAGKGFAVVAEEVRKLAEQSKTSAAEIGTMVSVIQDDAVKATGSIAAGVEKIESGMTATETSGALFRDIQHAVSDVAAKVETVSAAIEEIQAMAEEVTEGGKEVQRLSVQASAAAAETSTATEEQLAVSEEISASAQSLTRLADELQQEVSRFKV; from the coding sequence GTGAAACGGACAATCGCGGGGAAATTGACGAAGGGGTTCGGCTTTCTGCTGCTGATGCTTGTACTGATCGGTGCGGCGAGCATCCTGCTGCTGGTTAAACTGAACGGGGATTATAAGGACATGCTCGATGATGAAGTCCGCAAAGTGGATCTGGTGGACGAATTCGTTTCGAAACAGCACGAAATGCAGAGTGAAATCAGAGGATACATGCTGTATCAGGACCAGTCGATGCTGGACAGCCGGCAGGCGAACTACGAACGGTCCGAGGAACTGATTGCAGAACTGGGCAAGATGGCGGACACGGCCGGGAAAAAGAAGATGTATGAGGCGCTCGTCGATGCGAATGAAAAGTCGATGAAGCTGCAGAACAATGTCGTCGATAATCTGGAAGCCGGCAAAGATGATATTGCAAAGTGGATGTCGGAAGCTTCGAAGGATGTCGGCAATGTTGTCATGATCCGTGCCGAAGACATCAAAGACAGCCAGTATAAAGCACTTGGAAAGAAACGGCAGGAAGTGGACCAGCTGCTCACACAGCTTATGATCATCATCATCGCCGTCATGGCAGCTGCTGTCATTGCCGGTGCTTTGATCTCCCGCAAGATCAGCCTCTCGATCTCACGGCCGGTCGCCGTCGTGACAGACGGCCTGCACAAAATTGCGGACGGCGATTTCTCGATCGATCCGCTGGCAGTCAAGAGTAAGGATGAAATTGCGGAGATGGCAGCGGCCTTCAATAAGATGGGCGGGGACGTTGCCAGCATGATCCGGAAGATCAATACCTCCGCCGAGCAGCTCGCCATGCAGTCCGAAGAGCTGTCTGCAAGTTCAGAAGAAAGTCTTGCCTCCTCCGAACTCATCGCTGCGACTGCTGAGAATCAGCGGTCGGGCAGCGAGCAGCAGCAGCGGATCACCGGGCAGTCGACAGAGTCGATGGCTGAATTGTCAGCAGGAGTCGGCGAGATTTCCAGCAGTAACGAGGATATGCTGCGCGCTGCCGAAGCCGTCTCTGCCCTTGTCGGAAAGGGATCGGCGTCCATGGAGATTGTCGCCGGGGAAATGGAAACCATCCGGACGACTATCCAGGAGACGAGCGCCGTCATGGATGAGATGGCGGAACACTCCTCGGAGATCGGAAGGGTGACTGCACTGATCACAGGTATCGCTGAACAGACGAACCTGCTAGCGCTGAATGCTGCAATCGAAGCGGCACGGGCGGGGGATGCCGGAAAAGGGTTTGCGGTCGTGGCCGAAGAAGTCCGCAAGCTTGCGGAACAATCGAAGACCTCCGCTGCGGAAATCGGCACCATGGTCAGCGTCATCCAGGATGACGCGGTAAAGGCAACAGGCTCGATTGCCGCAGGCGTGGAGAAGATCGAGAGCGGCATGACGGCGACCGAGACGTCAGGTGCACTCTTCAGGGACATCCAGCATGCCGTCAGCGATGTCGCAGCAAAAGTGGAAACTGTCTCTGCAGCCATCGAGGAGATCCAGGCGATGGCCGAGGAAGTGACGGAAGGC
- a CDS encoding pyridoxal-phosphate-dependent aminotransferase family protein, protein MRNEEYLLIPGPTPVVDSIYDALAEETRAHTDPRFVSRFKKAIERTKRILNTDGEVILVAGSGTLVMEMALVNAVAPGERVLVISHGHFGDRFTKLAQAFGFEFDVLQSEWGRQVSRDDLAQQLKKHTYKAVTVTHVDTSTGVKADLDDFIPLIKQHGALAIVDGVCATTALPEDMQYDYAGEGTSIDIVLTGSQKAIGAPPGVGIIAFSKKAVAARRAMERVPAYYADIENWIPIMEDPSKYFATPPVNMIYAVEEGLKIVEDEGLEQRYIRHEAYGKAVRAALRVYGMEPLADEGDAAPTLSCIRYPEGTDDASFRAALAEKGIILAGALAHLAGKAFRIGHMGNTTPEILESAIRKIGETLQEQGTEADVEKAAEAFREEVGALQTK, encoded by the coding sequence ATGAGAAATGAAGAGTACCTGCTGATCCCGGGTCCGACCCCTGTTGTCGACTCCATTTACGACGCACTTGCGGAAGAGACACGGGCGCACACCGACCCCCGTTTCGTCAGCCGCTTCAAGAAGGCGATCGAGCGCACGAAACGGATCCTGAATACGGACGGGGAAGTAATCCTTGTTGCGGGCTCCGGCACGCTCGTCATGGAAATGGCACTCGTCAACGCAGTGGCTCCGGGAGAGCGCGTCTTGGTCATCAGCCATGGCCACTTCGGTGACCGGTTCACAAAACTTGCACAGGCCTTCGGTTTCGAGTTCGATGTCCTCCAGTCGGAATGGGGGCGGCAGGTTTCCCGCGATGACCTGGCACAGCAGCTGAAAAAGCATACGTACAAAGCCGTCACCGTCACACATGTCGACACATCGACAGGGGTCAAAGCCGATCTGGATGACTTCATCCCGCTCATCAAACAGCACGGAGCACTTGCCATCGTGGACGGTGTCTGTGCGACGACCGCCCTGCCGGAAGATATGCAGTACGACTACGCAGGAGAGGGGACGTCCATCGATATCGTACTTACCGGGTCTCAGAAAGCGATCGGTGCGCCTCCCGGAGTCGGCATCATCGCCTTCAGCAAGAAGGCAGTGGCGGCCCGGCGTGCGATGGAACGGGTGCCTGCCTACTATGCGGATATCGAAAACTGGATTCCGATCATGGAGGACCCGTCCAAATACTTTGCAACGCCGCCGGTCAACATGATCTATGCGGTGGAAGAGGGACTTAAGATTGTGGAGGATGAAGGGCTTGAGCAGCGCTACATCCGACATGAGGCCTATGGCAAAGCTGTCCGCGCAGCACTCCGTGTCTACGGCATGGAGCCGCTGGCCGACGAGGGGGACGCCGCACCGACGCTCAGCTGCATCCGCTATCCGGAAGGGACGGACGATGCGTCATTCCGCGCGGCACTTGCGGAGAAGGGCATCATCCTGGCAGGCGCCCTGGCCCACCTGGCCGGCAAAGCGTTCCGGATCGGCCATATGGGCAACACGACACCGGAAATACTGGAATCGGCCATACGGAAAATCGGGGAGACCCTGCAGGAGCAGGGGACGGAGGCGGACGTCGAAAAGGCAGCCGAAGCCTTCCGGGAAGAAGTCGGCGCACTGCAGACAAAGTAA
- the leuC gene encoding 3-isopropylmalate dehydratase large subunit — translation MAKTIIEKIWDTHVVVKEEGKPDLLYIDLHLLHEVTSPQAFEGLRLAGRKVRRPERCYATMDHNVPTRNVGTVSDPTARKQMSALEKNCEEFGIELADMRHPDQGIVHIIGPELGLTQPGRTIVCGDSHTSTHGAFGAIAFGIGTSEVEHVLSTQTLWQHRPKTMNIQVTGELGPGVTAKDIILAIIAKFGIDAGTGHIIEFTGDAIRGLTMEQRMTICNMSIEAGAKAGLISPDETTVEYLRGRRNVPEGEAFDRAAAGWLALATDEGAVYDEARTIDASEIEPHVTWGTNPAMGTGISGRVPYADDFASPSDREAVKKAIAYMGLEEGMPIQDIEIQHVFIGSCTNARLGDLRAAADIIAGRHVHPSVTAIVVPGSQSVKRQAESEGLDKVFLEAGFEWRESGCSMCLAMNDDIVPAGERCASTSNRNFEGRQGAGARTHLVSPEMAAAAAIEGRFTDCRKVPALQE, via the coding sequence ATGGCGAAAACCATCATTGAAAAAATTTGGGATACTCACGTGGTCGTAAAAGAAGAAGGGAAACCGGATCTGCTCTATATCGACCTCCATCTCCTTCACGAAGTGACCTCCCCGCAGGCGTTCGAAGGACTCCGTCTGGCCGGCCGGAAAGTGAGGCGGCCTGAACGATGCTACGCGACGATGGACCATAACGTGCCGACCCGCAATGTCGGAACGGTAAGCGATCCGACAGCTCGCAAACAGATGTCGGCGCTCGAAAAGAACTGTGAGGAATTCGGTATCGAACTCGCAGACATGAGGCATCCCGACCAGGGGATCGTCCACATCATCGGACCGGAACTCGGACTGACACAGCCGGGCCGGACGATCGTCTGCGGCGACAGTCATACGTCCACACACGGTGCATTCGGCGCCATCGCATTCGGCATCGGAACGAGTGAAGTGGAGCATGTCTTGTCGACACAGACATTGTGGCAGCACCGTCCGAAGACGATGAACATCCAGGTCACCGGTGAACTCGGACCGGGTGTAACCGCCAAAGATATCATCCTCGCCATCATCGCGAAGTTCGGCATCGATGCCGGCACCGGACACATCATCGAGTTCACCGGCGATGCAATCCGCGGCTTGACGATGGAGCAGCGCATGACGATCTGCAACATGTCGATCGAGGCGGGAGCGAAAGCCGGGCTGATCAGTCCGGATGAAACGACTGTCGAGTATTTGCGGGGCAGACGCAACGTTCCGGAGGGTGAAGCGTTCGACCGCGCAGCAGCCGGCTGGCTCGCGCTCGCCACCGACGAAGGTGCGGTATACGATGAAGCCCGCACGATTGACGCAAGCGAAATCGAGCCTCACGTCACATGGGGCACCAACCCGGCGATGGGGACCGGGATCAGCGGCCGCGTGCCGTATGCGGATGACTTCGCCTCACCATCCGACCGGGAAGCCGTTAAAAAAGCGATCGCCTATATGGGTCTCGAAGAAGGAATGCCTATTCAGGACATCGAGATCCAGCACGTGTTCATCGGTTCCTGCACCAATGCGCGGCTCGGTGATCTGAGAGCTGCCGCGGACATCATCGCAGGCCGGCATGTGCATCCTTCCGTCACGGCAATCGTCGTGCCGGGGTCCCAGTCCGTAAAACGGCAGGCGGAATCGGAAGGGCTCGACAAAGTATTCCTCGAAGCCGGTTTCGAATGGCGCGAGTCGGGCTGCAGCATGTGCCTCGCCATGAATGACGATATCGTGCCGGCCGGGGAGCGCTGTGCGTCCACGTCGAACCGGAATTTCGAAGGCCGGCAGGGGGCGGGGGCCAGGACCCACCTCGTCAGTCCTGAAATGGCGGCAGCAGCTGCAATCGAGGGACGCTTCACTGACTGCCGGAAAGTACCTGCACTGCAGGAATAG
- the ilvB gene encoding acetolactate synthase large subunit has product MSTDLKANTAADRAEADFPAMRPATGSDVLIRSLKEQQVEIIFGYPGGAVLPIYDALYKQPIRHILARHEQGAIHAAEGYARVSGKPGVVIATSGPGATNLVTGITDAMMDSLPLVVFTGQVASGVIGTDAFQEADIIGITQPITKHNYQVSRVEDLPRIIKEAFHIASTGRPGPVVVDIPKDIATASAEHVPDSPAVLCLPGYQPTFYPNYLQIQKTVSLLAEAKQPVILAGAGVLHAHATEELRQFAEASRIPVVNTLLGLGSIPGGHELALGMAGMHGTYTANMALSECDVLLNIGARFDDRLTGNLSRFAPNATVIHIDIDPAEIGKNVPTDVPIVADAKEALNALLKQSKEKSDTSAWLEKLGQLANDCPLWYEEDAEHILPQQALELIHTITEGNAIVTTDVGQHQMWTAQYYSLNHADRWVTSGGLGTMGFGFPSAIGAQLAKPDAKVISIVGDGGFQMTAQELSLLQELRIPVKVVILNNEALGMVRQWQETFYEERYSQSLIPVQPDFVKLAEAYDLKGYRIRTMQEAEMVFREALLSDEPAVIDCRVKRLENVYPMVAPGRGIQEMLGVSAP; this is encoded by the coding sequence ATGAGTACGGACTTGAAGGCGAATACGGCGGCGGACAGGGCGGAGGCTGATTTCCCGGCCATGCGGCCCGCAACAGGATCCGATGTCCTGATCCGTTCATTGAAAGAACAGCAGGTGGAGATCATCTTCGGCTATCCGGGCGGGGCCGTGCTCCCGATCTACGATGCGCTCTACAAACAGCCGATCCGGCACATTCTCGCAAGGCATGAGCAGGGAGCAATCCACGCAGCGGAAGGGTATGCCCGTGTCTCAGGAAAACCGGGTGTCGTCATCGCGACTTCAGGTCCCGGAGCAACCAACCTGGTCACAGGAATCACGGATGCCATGATGGATTCCCTGCCGCTCGTCGTCTTCACAGGCCAGGTCGCCTCAGGAGTGATCGGGACCGATGCGTTCCAGGAAGCGGACATCATCGGCATCACCCAGCCGATCACGAAGCATAATTACCAGGTGAGCCGGGTGGAAGATCTTCCGAGGATTATTAAAGAAGCCTTCCATATCGCGTCGACCGGCCGTCCCGGACCCGTCGTCGTCGACATCCCGAAAGACATTGCCACCGCCTCTGCGGAACATGTGCCCGATTCACCGGCTGTTCTCTGTCTGCCGGGCTACCAGCCGACATTCTATCCGAATTATTTGCAGATCCAGAAAACCGTTTCACTGCTTGCGGAAGCGAAACAGCCGGTCATCCTGGCAGGGGCAGGTGTCCTTCACGCTCACGCGACCGAGGAATTGCGTCAATTTGCGGAAGCTTCCCGGATCCCGGTTGTGAATACGCTGCTCGGACTCGGCAGCATCCCGGGCGGCCATGAGCTCGCCCTCGGCATGGCGGGCATGCACGGCACCTATACCGCCAACATGGCGCTCAGCGAATGTGATGTGCTGCTCAACATCGGAGCGCGGTTCGATGACCGTCTTACGGGGAACCTCAGCCGGTTTGCGCCAAATGCAACAGTTATCCATATCGATATCGATCCAGCGGAAATTGGCAAGAACGTGCCGACCGATGTACCGATCGTCGCCGATGCGAAAGAGGCGCTGAATGCGCTGCTGAAGCAGTCGAAAGAGAAATCCGATACGTCGGCATGGCTCGAAAAACTCGGCCAGCTGGCGAACGACTGCCCGCTCTGGTACGAGGAAGACGCAGAGCATATCCTGCCCCAGCAGGCACTGGAATTGATCCACACCATCACGGAAGGAAATGCCATCGTCACGACGGACGTCGGCCAGCATCAGATGTGGACGGCTCAATATTACAGCCTCAACCACGCAGACCGATGGGTGACGTCGGGCGGACTCGGGACGATGGGCTTCGGTTTCCCGTCTGCGATCGGTGCACAGCTCGCCAAACCGGACGCAAAAGTCATTTCCATCGTCGGAGACGGAGGCTTCCAGATGACCGCACAGGAATTGTCGCTGCTCCAGGAGCTAAGAATCCCTGTAAAAGTCGTCATCCTGAACAACGAAGCGCTCGGCATGGTGCGGCAATGGCAGGAGACATTCTACGAGGAGCGCTATTCCCAATCGCTCATTCCCGTGCAGCCGGACTTCGTGAAATTGGCGGAAGCGTACGACCTGAAAGGCTACCGCATCCGGACCATGCAGGAAGCGGAAATGGTGTTCAGGGAAGCGCTGCTGTCCGACGAACCGGCCGTCATCGACTGCCGTGTGAAGCGGCTGGAGAATGTCTATCCGATGGTCGCACCAGGCAGAGGAATCCAGGAGATGTTAGGAGTGAGCGCCCCATGA
- the ilvC gene encoding ketol-acid reductoisomerase: MTNMYYNQDINENVLAGKKIAVIGYGSQGHAHARNLKDSGFDVVVGVRPGKSFDKAEEDGLDVKTVAEAAQEADVIMLLLPDERQKQVYEEEIAPNLSKGKALAFAHGFNIHFKQIQPPEDVDVFLVAPKGPGHLVRRTFEAGAGVPALFGVYQDPSGTARETALAYAKAIGSARGGVLETSFEEETVTDLFGEQAVLCGGLTSLIKAGFETLVEAGYQPELAYFETLHETKLIVDLMYEGGMAGMRYSVSDTAEWGDFVSGPRVIDADTKGRMKSILDDIQSGKFAKEWIAENENGRPNFNRIEQEEAAHQIEEVGEKLRAMMPFVEKGLKKEEEVTAGAAN; the protein is encoded by the coding sequence ATGACAAACATGTATTACAACCAGGACATCAATGAGAACGTATTAGCAGGCAAGAAAATCGCAGTGATCGGGTACGGTTCACAAGGTCATGCACATGCCCGGAACTTGAAAGACTCCGGGTTCGATGTTGTGGTCGGCGTACGGCCCGGGAAATCATTCGACAAAGCGGAAGAGGACGGCCTGGATGTAAAAACCGTCGCAGAAGCTGCACAGGAAGCGGATGTCATCATGCTGCTGCTGCCCGATGAGCGCCAGAAGCAAGTGTATGAAGAAGAAATTGCACCGAATCTTTCAAAAGGCAAAGCGCTCGCATTCGCGCATGGGTTCAACATCCATTTCAAACAGATCCAGCCGCCGGAAGACGTCGATGTATTCCTCGTCGCGCCAAAAGGGCCGGGACATCTCGTGCGCCGGACATTCGAAGCAGGAGCCGGCGTGCCCGCACTGTTCGGCGTCTATCAAGATCCGTCAGGCACCGCCCGTGAAACGGCACTCGCCTATGCGAAAGCGATCGGCTCTGCACGCGGCGGCGTACTTGAGACATCATTCGAAGAGGAGACGGTGACCGATCTGTTCGGCGAACAGGCTGTGCTCTGCGGCGGACTCACGTCACTCATCAAGGCAGGTTTCGAAACACTTGTCGAAGCAGGATACCAGCCGGAACTCGCCTATTTCGAAACACTCCATGAAACGAAACTTATCGTCGATCTCATGTACGAAGGCGGTATGGCTGGAATGCGCTACTCCGTATCCGACACAGCGGAATGGGGCGACTTCGTATCCGGGCCGCGTGTCATCGATGCCGATACGAAAGGGCGGATGAAGTCGATCCTCGATGATATCCAGTCCGGCAAATTCGCGAAAGAATGGATTGCAGAGAACGAGAACGGACGTCCGAACTTCAATCGAATCGAGCAGGAAGAAGCGGCACATCAGATCGAGGAAGTAGGTGAGAAGCTCCGGGCAATGATGCCGTTCGTGGAAAAAGGATTGAAAAAAGAGGAAGAGGTGACGGCAGGTGCGGCAAATTGA